Proteins encoded within one genomic window of Candidatus Poribacteria bacterium:
- a CDS encoding VOC family protein → MKKLTRLAILIAVLSVLILSINTPINPQMGMKPDPVGEEGNKMDMKIWKIALLMSDMEKAEDLYVNKLGLKVLDRLDLGELGEAIFLDAGNVNLELIPAAAFEGVWGLDRPGVHHISFKSDDVEGGTEVLREKGVTVKKEPFQPLEGMTLAFFDGLDGVNLQLYRHDKGEE, encoded by the coding sequence ATGAAAAAGTTGACGCGGCTGGCGATTCTGATTGCTGTCCTTTCTGTTTTGATACTCAGTATAAATACACCTATAAACCCACAGATGGGTATGAAGCCCGATCCGGTCGGGGAGGAGGGAAATAAGATGGATATGAAAATTTGGAAAATCGCGCTATTGATGAGCGATATGGAGAAAGCGGAAGATCTGTATGTCAACAAACTAGGTCTTAAAGTGCTAGACCGTCTTGATCTCGGTGAACTTGGTGAGGCGATCTTCTTGGATGCAGGTAACGTGAATCTAGAACTCATCCCTGCTGCTGCATTTGAGGGTGTTTGGGGGTTAGACCGTCCGGGCGTCCATCACATCTCGTTCAAGTCTGACGATGTTGAGGGTGGTACAGAAGTGCTGCGCGAAAAAGGCGTTACTGTGAAAAAGGAGCCTTTCCAGCCGCTTGAGGGGATGACCCTTGCCTTCTTTGACGGGCTCGATGGGGTCAATTTGCAGCTGTACCGTCACGATAAGGGAGAAGAGTAG